The Pichia kudriavzevii chromosome 3, complete sequence nucleotide sequence TCTTATCTTATATAAACACGTTGGATCAAAATCCGGCTTGTGTTCAATCGTCATTAACGCAAACAAGTTTGGCCGGTTATATTTACCCAGAGAATACAAGTCAGTCAACATCGCCGCATCTCAAAAGTGGGAAAACTGCTTCTTCATTCTATGGTTATCGAAATAGTGTTGCATGTAGTCCGGAATCGTCCCAGTTTCAAGATGATCAACTGAGAGACCATCACCATTCTTCCCCGAATTCTTCACACCTGGATACATTTAGTGAGTTTTCATCGGTTCCTATGAACCAAGCAGATTCTCAGTCTTCTGCACATACATATCCCGATCCCAACCAATTATACCAAACGCATGACAAATATCACCATATACCAAATACTTATCTTTCACATTTGACATTCACGCATCAACAGGGACAGCTCTACTCAAAAGTATCTCAAGCACCTTACTCAACTGAGCCTGTGCCATCTTGCAATACTACCGATTCTATTCCTTACATTGATCGTTTTGCAAATCCGGCCACAacccaaaatcaaaaccaaattCCACTACAAATACAAGATTCCACTATACACAGAAATATAagctttcaaaataatttACAAGTTGCATCGCCACCACTACCTGCACACCTAAGTTCACAATTTGAGTATCACTCCTCCAACAACCAGGCCCTGGAACTAGGGGAAATACAAGAGGAGCCATCTTCCAGAATGATTCATTTAGAGGGTTCATCTACCCCTTCCGCTACCTCTCCCTTCACTACCAATATTAGTCGGTGTACTAATACAGATATTTCGCCAAATTCAGTGCCAAGAATTGACGATGTTTCCTCTATAAAGCCCATCCCGGGATGTATGGCATACTACCATCCGCTAATACCCGTCATTCCTTCTGCTTCGGGCAACCGAAAAAACACAAGGATACAACCGGTTCCGAACGAATTGAATGTCAAGGAGCAAAATCCCGGTGAAAAAAGGGTAGCACAGAAGACAGCTTTTGGGTCGCCGATTTGGAGCGCCAAAGATGACCAGCTGCTGCGGTACTTGAAAGAAGTGGAAAAAATAGGCTGGAGAGATATATCTATGTATTTCCCAACAAGGACCATCAATGCGTGTCAGTTTAGATGGAGAAGGCTGGTTATGAAAGACGAAAATAAACGAAAAAGGGAAGAGCATAAGGCCCAAATCAGGGAACGGCTAAAGTATTTAGATAGTGATGCTCAAACCGTATAAATAAACAAGCGTAATAGATTTAATAAACAGTATTCGATTTATGTCCAAGGTTATATCAGCTTTTCAACAAGTTCAAGGTTGAACTTGCACGTATTT carries:
- a CDS encoding uncharacterized protein (PKUD0C10650), which produces MSSTSSDDASNCSTMPVQDNMQFLSYINTLDQNPACVQSSLTQTSLAGYIYPENTSQSTSPHLKSGKTASSFYGYRNSVACSPESSQFQDDQLRDHHHSSPNSSHLDTFSEFSSVPMNQADSQSSAHTYPDPNQLYQTHDKYHHIPNTYLSHLTFTHQQGQLYSKVSQAPYSTEPVPSCNTTDSIPYIDRFANPATTQNQNQIPLQIQDSTIHRNISFQNNLQVASPPLPAHLSSQFEYHSSNNQALELGEIQEEPSSRMIHLEGSSTPSATSPFTTNISRCTNTDISPNSVPRIDDVSSIKPIPGCMAYYHPLIPVIPSASGNRKNTRIQPVPNELNVKEQNPGEKRVAQKTAFGSPIWSAKDDQLLRYLKEVEKIGWRDISMYFPTRTINACQFRWRRLVMKDENKRKREEHKAQIRERLKYLDSDAQTV